The proteins below come from a single Xyrauchen texanus isolate HMW12.3.18 chromosome 3, RBS_HiC_50CHRs, whole genome shotgun sequence genomic window:
- the LOC127623917 gene encoding integrin alpha-X-like has product MSIYLSKSGESKACWISRLRQVTFLYIFFGFLLLADHSWGFNIDMLHSRVFTAPVKGSHFGHQVCHFGPTQEDSVLVTAPLLNSGTGGIYRCSYSGHQCSQIPVKVDPGIAFGLSLTCDAHQAIACGPRLMQKCEGFNYLNGQCVEISPHFTAADTLKPAFQECHVIPPLDAVILFDDSGSISEDDFKMMIKFIKDLIGLFLDTKAQVAVAKFSTRVSAVFHFENFAVNPDPDQLMKDVTQAKGDTHTPSAIRFVLEQMFSENVGMRNNSQKLLLVITDGKSNDNEKFENVIPIAIERGIKRFALGVGKAYSHSELEKIASSPEFVFETVSFSALVSILSELRERIFSIEGTDTGNFSSFQMELSQGGFSVALSEGLRLFGAVGAYTWSGGIVQGLTHQLINSSFINATKTEEDIRDSYLGYSVAVATVNGNVVYFAGAPRHRHKGLVLGFTQNHQHHGWTVFHRIYGSQLGSYFGAELCVLNVSGLLAVGAPLFYAHGVGGEVRICPLNTETLNCSMFLRGAVGNDFGRFGASLAALQDMNGDGLEELAVGASHEEQGNGAIYIFLGRPGGIRKEYSQRVSGSAVGHGLQYFGVSIHSAGDLTADSLTDVVVGSRGAVTVLRTQPVMCLPINVTVDPPIIPQKFFHCSAPLGLNISVATLTICVTLKEVIKGNIQDPLTAVVSVALELDSQLRTPRLLFGPSSASFFWTPSSNLTTISPVCTTLSISIPECISDYHEVPLSIRMNVTGQLIPGTRDLRPVLSPDCHPTFTGMVLLEKVCGEDHVCVSDLNVSLSFVSDTVVSTAGYPVNLSVEVTNNGEDSTDTELFLQHPTILSFTRVKASSGQVLCVSNQTELSNLTRTTCRLARIFRQRAKTTLLMSFTVSTPVAVNQRLVVNALVKSKNENNDTMQDNLATTFVVIKLPINVVVRDGGSTRFMRYPHSTQLEHVYMVENNGQLSVPVNISFVLPEEMGLGFSWTSEINGTGANCEKLGLPKNVKSSNMIPHCNVSSCNVIGCTIHLLTRDTPISFVFTGNISSGKQVTGWQVSIMSWGFLSFDNEQFIQYPPDDSHQLSIVTELEVPSQALAVLIASLSVIFGLIALAIIFVMLYKRGFFKRSLPDDVNPVMTSGGEHELNTVNGDQTTTQVPAESAGASATTNGGAEQITVEKPVL; this is encoded by the exons TTGATCCAGGCATTGCTTTCGGCTTATCCCTCACCTGTGATGCCCATCAAGCAATA gCATGCGGTCCTCGTTTAATGCAGAAATGTGAGGGGTTTAATTATCTCAATGGTCAATGTGTGGAGATCAGTCCTCACTTCACTGCGGCGGACACACTGAAGCCTGCTTTCCAAG aaTGTCACGTTATTCCCCCACTGGATGCTGTTATTCTGTTTGATGACTCTGGCAGTATCTCCGAAGACGATTTTAAAATGATGATTAAATTCATCAAGGACTTGATTGGCTTGTTCTTAGACACAAAAGCCCAG gTTGCTGTGGCGAAATTCTCTACCAGAGTGTCGGCTGTCTTTCACTTTGAGAACTTTGCAGTGAATCCAGACCCCGATCAGCTAATGAAAGATGTGACGCAGGCAAAGGGCGACACACACACTCCTTCTGCTATACGCTTTGTGTT AGAGCAGATGTTTTCTGAGAATGTGGGCATGAGGAACAACTCTCAGAAGTTATTGCTGGTGATCACTGATGGAAAGTCAAACGACAATGAGAAATTTGAAAATGTCATCCCCATAGCCATTGAACGAGGCATTAAGAGATTTGCCCTTGGG GTTGGTAAGGCGTATTCTCACTCTGAGCTGGAGAAAATCGCTTCGTCTCCTGAGTTTGTGTTCGAGACAGTGAGTTTCAGCGCTCTCGTCTCAATTCTAAGTGAGCTGAGGGAAAGAATATTCTCCATTGAAG ggaCTGACACAGGGAATTTCAGCTCTTTTCAGATGGAATTGTCACAGGGTGGCTTCAGTGTGGCCCTCTCTGAG GGTTTGAGGTTGTTTGGAGCAGTTGGGGCATACACATGGTCAGGAGGGATTGTGCAGGGTCTTACTCATCAACTAATCAATTCTTCATTTATTAATGCCACAAAAACAGAGGAGGACATCCGTGACTCATATCTGG GTTACTCTGTAGCTGTGGCAACAGTAAATGGTAATGTTGTTTACTTTGCTGGGGCGCCAAGACATAGACACAAGGGTCTGGTGTTGGGATTCACACAAAACCATCAGCACCATGGCTGGACCGTCTTTCACAGGATATACGGATCACAA CTGGGCTCATATTTTGGAGCAGAGTTGTGTGTGTTGAATGTTTCTGGGTTGTTAGCAGTCGGAGCTCCTTTATTTTATGCCCATGGAGTGGGAGGAGAGGTCCGGATATGCCCGCTAAACACTGAG ACACTGAACTGCTCAATGTTTCTCCGTGGAGCAGTGGGGAATGATTTTGGCCGGTTTGGTGCTTCTCTAGCCGCTCTACAGGACATGAATGGAGATGGTCTTGAAGAGTTGGCAGTGGGGGCATCTCACGAAGAGCAAGGCAATGgggcaatttacattttcttggGACGACCGGGAGGAATCAGAAAAGAATACAGTCAG AGAGTGAGTGGATCAGCAGTAGGCCATGGACTGCAGTATTTTGGAGTCTCTATTCACTCTGCAGGTGATCTGACTGCTGACTCTCTCACTGATGTAGTGGTGGGATCTAGAGGTGCTGTTACTGTACTCag AACTCAGCCGGTCATGTGTTTGCCCATAAACGTCACAGTTGACCCGCCAATCATTCCTCAGAAATTCTTCCATTGCTCCGCTCCCCTCGGCCTCAACATTTCTGTTGCAACACTTACCATTTGTGTCACCTTGAAGGAGGTTATCAAGGGTAATATACAAG ATCCTCTCACTGCTGTTGTATCAGTGGCTCTGGAGCTGGACTCTCAGCTCAGGACCCCTCGGTTGTTGTTTGGTCCCAGTTCAGCCTCCTTTTTCTGGACCCCCAGCAGCAACCTCACCACTATTTCTCCTGTCTGCACTACTCTCTCCATCAGCATCccg GAGTGTATATCAGACTACCATGAGGTTCCTCTCTCAATACGGATGAATGTAACAGGACAATTGATTCCAGGAACAAGAGACCTGAGACCAGTGCTGAGCCCTGACTGCCACCCTACATTCACAGGgatg GTGCTTTTGGAGAAGGTGTGTGGGGAAGATCATGTGTGTGTATCGGACTTaaatgtttctctctcttttgtgAG TGATACAGTGGTGAGCACTGCAGGTTACCCTGTTAATCTCTCAGTGGAGGTGACCAATAATGGAGAAGATTCCACAGACACTGAACTATTCCTTCAGCATCCCACCATACTGTCCTTTACCCGTGTCAAAGCG TCTAGTGGACAGGTGCTGTGTGTGTCCAATCAGACTGAGCTCTCAAACCTCACACGCACGACATGCCGGCTTGCAAGGATTTTCCGCCAGAGAGCGAAG ACCACATTATTGATGTCATTCACAGTATCTACACCTGTAGCTGTAAACCAACGCTTGGTTGTGAATGCATTAGTCAAAAG TAAAaatgagaacaatgacacaatgcAAGACAATCTTGCAACTACATTCGTGGTCATCAAACTTCCTATTAATGTTGTGGTGAGAGA TGGAGGCTCAACACGATTTATGAGATATCCTCACAGCACACAGCTTGAACATGTCTATATG GTTGAGAACAATGGACAATTGTCTGTACCTGTGAATATTTCCTTCGTGTTGCCGGAGGAGATGGGGTTGGGGTTCTCATGGACATCTGAAATC AATGGAACTGGTGCAAACTGTGAAAAGCTAGGTCTCCCCAAAAATGTTAAAAGCTCCAATATGATACCG CATTGTAATGTATCTTCATGTAATGTGATCGGTTGCACCATTCATCTGTTGACTCGTGATACACCAATCAGCTTTGTGTTTACTGGGAATATCAGTTCAGGCAAGCAG GTGACGGGTTGGCAGGTTAGCATCATGAGTTGGGGATTTCTCTCATTTGACAATGAGCAGTTCATCCAGTATCCCCCCGATGACTCTCACCAGCTCTCT ATTGTCACCGAGTTGGAAGTCCCATCTCAGGCCCTGGCAGTACTCATCGCCTCACTGTCTGTCATCTTTGGACTCATCGCTTTGGCGATCATCTTTGTGATGCTCTACAAG AGGGGTTTCTTCAAAAGGTCTTTGCCTGATGATGTCAACCCTGTGATGACATCTGGTGGCGAGCATGAACTTAATACAGTCAACGGAGACCAAACTACAACACAAGTCCCAGCTGAGTCTGCTGGTGCGAGTGCTACAACTAATGGAGGAGCTGAACAAATCACTGTGGAGAAGCCAGTACTGTAG